One genomic window of Mucilaginibacter sp. SJ includes the following:
- the frr gene encoding ribosome recycling factor, producing the protein MSELIKKQVNDAKALMEKAIDHADSELNKIRAGKASPSLLDDIRVDYYGTPTPLSQIGSVNTPDARTIVVQPWEKSLLNPIEKAIKEANLGVNPQNDGIIIRINVPPLTEERRRDLVKKAKAEAETGKVAVRNIRKDANEKIKKLKSEGVSEDEIKTGEAEVQKLTDAYIAKVDQLSEAKEKDIMTV; encoded by the coding sequence ATGAGCGAACTCATTAAAAAACAAGTGAACGATGCAAAGGCCCTGATGGAAAAGGCCATTGACCATGCAGATAGCGAATTAAATAAAATACGTGCAGGTAAGGCAAGCCCTTCATTACTTGACGATATCAGGGTTGATTACTATGGTACCCCAACGCCATTAAGCCAGATAGGCAGTGTTAACACTCCTGATGCCCGTACCATTGTTGTTCAGCCCTGGGAAAAATCATTGTTAAACCCTATCGAAAAAGCTATTAAAGAAGCTAACTTAGGTGTTAACCCTCAAAACGACGGTATTATTATCCGTATCAATGTACCGCCGCTTACTGAAGAGCGCCGTCGTGATTTGGTTAAAAAAGCTAAAGCCGAGGCTGAGACCGGTAAGGTGGCTGTTCGTAACATCCGTAAAGATGCCAACGAAAAGATTAAAAAATTAAAATCTGAAGGTGTTTCTGAAGACGAAATAAAAACAGGCGAAGCTGAAGTTCAAAAACTTACTGATGCTTACATTGCTAAAGTTGATCAGCTTTCAGAAGCTAAAGAAAAAGATATCATGACGGTTTAA
- the cdaA gene encoding diadenylate cyclase CdaA: MQSIQSLFPKIGFFSILDVLLVALIIYQLYNLIRGTIAANIFIGFAVIFALNFVVKALDMKLLTIILGKFVDVGIIAIIVVFQQEVRRFLLLVGKNASLQRNKAWWQYFFGKSEVEKNNYARIKPIIDACKSLKQTRTGALIVFAKYYDEQFYQNSCEVVEAKISKRLLESIFQKTSPLHDGAVVISENKIKSASCILPLTEKTDLPAQFGLRHRAGIGVTEANEATAIIVSEETGEISYAKQGRIKMNISFAELEKVLNKDF; this comes from the coding sequence ATGCAGTCCATACAATCCCTCTTCCCCAAAATAGGTTTTTTTTCTATCCTTGATGTATTGCTGGTGGCGCTGATCATTTACCAGTTGTATAATCTTATCAGGGGAACCATTGCAGCTAATATTTTCATTGGTTTCGCAGTGATCTTTGCCCTCAATTTTGTGGTGAAGGCTTTGGATATGAAACTGCTTACCATTATCCTGGGCAAATTTGTTGATGTGGGGATCATTGCCATTATCGTCGTATTTCAGCAGGAGGTAAGGCGGTTTTTATTACTGGTGGGTAAAAACGCTTCGCTACAACGCAATAAAGCCTGGTGGCAATATTTCTTCGGAAAGTCGGAAGTGGAGAAAAATAATTATGCCCGGATCAAGCCTATTATTGATGCCTGCAAAAGCCTGAAGCAAACCCGCACCGGGGCGCTCATTGTTTTCGCCAAGTATTATGACGAACAGTTTTATCAAAACAGTTGCGAGGTGGTGGAGGCCAAAATTTCAAAACGATTATTGGAAAGTATTTTTCAGAAAACCAGTCCGCTACATGATGGTGCGGTGGTGATTTCGGAGAATAAGATTAAATCGGCAAGTTGTATTTTGCCGCTTACCGAAAAAACTGATCTGCCGGCGCAGTTCGGCCTGCGCCACAGGGCAGGTATTGGTGTTACAGAGGCAAATGAGGCCACGGCGATCATTGTATCTGAAGAAACCGGTGAGATCTCATATGCCAAACAAGGCCGGATTAAAATGAATATCAGTTTTGCGGAATTAGAGAAAGTTTTGAATAAGGATTTTTAA
- a CDS encoding Arm DNA-binding domain-containing protein, with the protein MKRSRNYQTGPVPVYMRITVNGKRSELTSGRECEPSQWMPSAGRMKGTKEHVKTFNNYLDTLRAQVDDAHGAMIKAQESITAESLKNRFMGKEESPKMLIEVFEEHNKRFKKLVGKEATKGTLSRYKILLSHTQRFLK; encoded by the coding sequence TTGAAGAGATCAAGAAACTATCAAACAGGTCCCGTGCCTGTGTACATGCGTATCACCGTGAACGGCAAGCGGTCAGAGCTGACATCGGGTCGCGAGTGCGAACCATCGCAATGGATGCCTTCCGCCGGCCGGATGAAGGGAACTAAAGAACATGTTAAAACCTTCAACAACTATCTTGATACCCTGAGGGCACAGGTTGACGACGCACATGGTGCGATGATAAAAGCGCAGGAAAGTATCACAGCTGAAAGCCTGAAAAACCGTTTTATGGGTAAGGAAGAAAGCCCCAAAATGCTGATTGAAGTATTTGAAGAACACAACAAGCGGTTCAAGAAGCTGGTAGGCAAAGAAGCGACAAAGGGTACATTGAGCCGATATAAGATATTGTTGAGCCATACCCAACGTTTTCTGAAGTAG
- a CDS encoding restriction endonuclease subunit S — protein sequence MNKESNTYQLPKSWAEVNFGDIVVLSKGKKPSLFKQAIEGAVPYLDIEGFEKSVIRQFSYPEESTMIDKKSLAMVWDGARSGLTFKGQEGALGSTIMKITPFIVESSYLYYYLLLKNDFIQKNTKGTGIPHVNSEILGKLRVPLPPLKEQAHIVEKIEELFSELDNGLFRLNEIQAQLNIYQHALLHWSFNNIDKGFVRLKEICAISGGVTKGKNLAGKETVEVPYLRVANVQDGYLDLTDVKTIKVVPSDKEKYRLLYGDVLYTEGGDRDKLGRGTVWREEIKNCIHQNHIFRARVTSSDFDPTFISYYSRTKAAKKYFYENGKQTTNLASINISILSELPIPICPIEDQLKIVETIDSHLSIYDFTIKNIRLAIQNILFLKQSILLKAFSGNLIPPYLNEKPVKELIEAIYLEKEKYYTNLKESRKQRPKKKKMNKVNKGIIEVLESSKLPLAAKEVWEQSMYSDNIEKFYAELKKVQHLILENKKGFLSLNHDNKKV from the coding sequence ATGAACAAAGAATCGAATACATATCAATTACCAAAAAGTTGGGCGGAGGTCAATTTCGGGGATATTGTCGTACTTTCCAAAGGGAAAAAGCCAAGCTTGTTTAAACAGGCAATTGAAGGGGCGGTTCCTTATTTAGATATCGAAGGATTTGAGAAAAGCGTAATCCGGCAGTTTAGTTATCCTGAAGAGTCAACAATGATTGATAAGAAGTCATTGGCCATGGTTTGGGATGGGGCAAGAAGTGGTTTGACATTTAAAGGTCAAGAAGGTGCTCTTGGTTCAACAATAATGAAAATCACTCCATTTATTGTCGAAAGCAGCTACTTGTATTATTATTTGCTTTTAAAAAATGATTTTATTCAGAAAAACACGAAGGGTACGGGTATCCCCCATGTAAATTCTGAAATATTGGGCAAACTTAGGGTACCCTTGCCGCCACTAAAGGAGCAGGCGCACATTGTAGAAAAAATCGAAGAACTTTTTAGTGAATTAGACAATGGCCTTTTTCGGTTAAACGAAATACAGGCTCAACTGAATATCTATCAACACGCATTACTACATTGGTCTTTTAATAATATAGATAAGGGGTTTGTTAGGTTAAAAGAAATTTGTGCTATAAGTGGCGGAGTAACGAAGGGAAAGAATCTTGCCGGAAAAGAGACTGTAGAAGTACCGTACTTAAGGGTCGCAAATGTGCAAGACGGTTATCTTGATCTAACAGATGTAAAAACTATTAAAGTTGTTCCTTCAGACAAAGAAAAATATCGCTTGCTTTATGGAGACGTATTATATACAGAGGGAGGTGATAGGGATAAGCTAGGTCGGGGGACTGTTTGGCGTGAAGAAATTAAAAACTGTATTCATCAAAATCACATTTTTCGAGCTCGTGTAACGTCAAGCGATTTTGACCCAACGTTTATATCTTACTATTCTCGAACTAAAGCAGCCAAAAAATATTTTTATGAAAATGGAAAGCAGACTACTAATCTTGCTTCAATAAACATCTCTATTTTATCAGAACTTCCGATCCCGATTTGTCCAATTGAAGATCAGTTAAAGATTGTGGAAACCATTGATTCACATCTTAGCATCTATGATTTCACAATAAAAAACATTCGACTTGCCATACAGAATATTTTATTCCTTAAACAAAGTATTTTACTAAAGGCTTTTAGCGGCAATCTGATTCCTCCATACCTAAATGAGAAACCTGTAAAAGAATTAATAGAAGCAATATACCTTGAAAAGGAAAAATACTATACTAACCTTAAGGAAAGTAGAAAACAGCGGCCAAAAAAGAAAAAAATGAATAAAGTAAATAAAGGTATTATCGAAGTGCTAGAATCTTCGAAGTTGCCATTAGCTGCCAAAGAAGTTTGGGAACAAAGCATGTATTCAGATAACATTGAAAAGTTTTATGCTGAATTAAAAAAAGTCCAACATCTTATTTTAGAAAATAAGAAAGGATTTCTTTCACTTAATCATGATAACAAAAAGGTATGA
- a CDS encoding group II truncated hemoglobin codes for MTATIPTLFEWAGGTPAFEQLFNKFYDKVLADELLEPVFKHMSPEHRVHVAHFVSEVFGGPKTYSETEGSHYAMINKHLQKHLTEAHRKRWIELLLQTADELSLPDDPEFRSAFMAYLEWGTRIAVLNSQTDTTTESPDTPMPKWGWGVPGGPYIPLNNNTGM; via the coding sequence ATGACAGCTACAATCCCTACATTGTTTGAATGGGCGGGTGGTACACCTGCTTTTGAACAGCTTTTCAACAAGTTTTATGATAAGGTTTTGGCCGATGAGCTGCTGGAACCCGTATTTAAGCATATGTCGCCCGAACACCGGGTGCATGTGGCGCATTTTGTGAGCGAAGTATTCGGTGGCCCTAAAACTTACAGCGAAACTGAAGGCAGCCATTATGCCATGATCAATAAACATTTGCAAAAGCATTTAACCGAAGCGCACCGCAAGCGCTGGATTGAACTGTTGCTGCAAACTGCCGATGAACTTTCACTGCCCGATGATCCGGAATTTCGCTCAGCTTTTATGGCCTACCTGGAGTGGGGTACGCGGATAGCAGTGCTGAACTCCCAAACAGATACTACTACGGAAAGTCCGGATACGCCTATGCCAAAATGGGGTTGGGGCGTACCGGGCGGACCATACATCCCCTTAAATAATAACACGGGTATGTAA
- a CDS encoding type IV toxin-antitoxin system AbiEi family antitoxin domain-containing protein: MAGQYGYLEDFINELRSNGRYAFSLPEVRNKFEQSDEAIKKALQRLKKKKEIALIRNEFYVVITPEYRNKGILPPSLFIAELMKFLGKDYYIGLLNAASYYGAAHQQPQSFSVITMKPSLRNINNDNLKINFYIKKEWFKGDIVQKKVDTGYINVSSPELTALDLVNYFEQAGGLNRVATVLEELCESIDAEKMLDLVKRYSPITAVQRLGFLLEEILNMPDLSEPIKDYLKTVNYFPVLLRPQKEKPEMITGNDWKVVQNIEIETDL; encoded by the coding sequence ATGGCTGGACAATATGGTTATTTAGAGGACTTTATTAATGAACTACGTTCTAATGGAAGGTATGCTTTCTCATTGCCGGAAGTACGAAATAAATTTGAACAGTCCGATGAGGCAATTAAGAAAGCGCTACAGCGACTTAAAAAGAAGAAAGAAATTGCTTTAATAAGAAATGAATTTTATGTAGTCATTACGCCAGAATATCGTAATAAAGGCATTCTTCCTCCATCCTTATTTATTGCAGAACTGATGAAATTTTTAGGGAAAGATTATTACATAGGTCTGTTAAATGCAGCATCTTATTATGGAGCCGCCCACCAGCAACCCCAATCTTTTTCTGTAATCACAATGAAACCAAGTTTAAGGAATATCAATAATGATAACCTGAAGATAAATTTCTATATAAAGAAGGAATGGTTCAAAGGCGATATAGTTCAAAAAAAGGTTGATACAGGGTATATAAACGTATCATCACCGGAGTTAACCGCATTGGATCTGGTGAATTATTTTGAACAGGCAGGCGGTCTTAATAGAGTTGCAACAGTTTTGGAAGAACTCTGTGAAAGCATTGATGCCGAGAAAATGCTTGATCTCGTTAAACGGTATTCTCCTATTACTGCGGTTCAACGTTTAGGCTTTCTGCTTGAAGAGATTTTAAATATGCCAGATTTAAGCGAGCCAATAAAAGATTATTTAAAAACAGTGAATTATTTCCCTGTATTATTAAGACCACAAAAAGAAAAGCCTGAGATGATAACTGGTAATGATTGGAAAGTTGTTCAGAATATAGAAATAGAAACTGATTTATGA
- a CDS encoding phage integrase SAM-like domain-containing protein codes for MSLRKVDHQFITDYDFWLRSERNCGNNSPVKYIRNLFC; via the coding sequence ATCAGCCTGCGCAAGGTCGATCATCAATTCATCACAGATTATGATTTCTGGCTGCGATCGGAAAGGAACTGCGGGAACAATTCTCCTGTCAAGTATATCAGGAACTTGTTTTGCTGA
- a CDS encoding polyprenyl synthetase family protein has protein sequence MLSINDIKKPIAADIDAFEEKFRNSMKSSVPLLDRITHYIVKRKGKQIRPMFVFFSASICGGINEATHRGAALVELLHTASLVHDDVVDNSYQRRGFFSINALWKNKIAVLVGDYLLSKGLLLSIDNNDFQLLRIVSDAVKQMSEGELMQIEKVRRMDIGEPVYYEVIRQKTASLIASCCACGAASAGASDKVIEKMRLFGEKIGIAFQIKDDMFDFGTDDVGKPLGIDIKEKKVTLPLIYALANCSSSEKKRVINLVKNHNEDPKKIAEIIKFVKDTGGLQYAETQMKKYQEEAFEILNTFPDSDSHRGLEQLVRFTTERDK, from the coding sequence ATGCTGAGCATCAACGACATTAAAAAACCTATTGCTGCTGATATTGATGCGTTTGAGGAGAAATTCAGGAACTCAATGAAGAGCTCCGTTCCGCTGCTTGACCGCATCACGCATTATATTGTAAAGCGTAAAGGCAAGCAGATCCGCCCTATGTTCGTGTTCTTTTCGGCCAGTATTTGCGGTGGCATCAATGAGGCTACGCATCGCGGGGCGGCGCTGGTTGAGCTGTTGCATACAGCATCACTTGTGCACGATGATGTGGTTGATAACTCCTACCAGCGCCGCGGCTTTTTCTCTATCAACGCTTTATGGAAAAATAAGATAGCTGTTTTGGTGGGCGACTACCTGCTGTCAAAAGGTTTGCTGCTTTCTATCGATAATAACGACTTCCAATTATTGCGCATCGTATCCGACGCTGTTAAGCAAATGAGCGAGGGTGAACTGATGCAAATTGAAAAGGTACGCCGCATGGATATTGGCGAACCTGTTTATTATGAGGTGATCAGGCAGAAAACCGCTTCGCTTATTGCATCCTGCTGTGCCTGCGGTGCTGCGTCGGCAGGGGCCAGTGACAAGGTGATTGAAAAAATGCGCCTCTTTGGCGAGAAAATAGGCATCGCCTTCCAGATCAAGGATGATATGTTTGATTTCGGCACTGATGATGTGGGTAAGCCGTTAGGTATCGATATCAAAGAAAAAAAAGTCACCCTGCCGCTTATTTACGCCCTGGCCAATTGCAGCAGTTCAGAAAAAAAGAGGGTGATCAACCTGGTGAAGAACCATAATGAAGACCCTAAAAAGATTGCCGAGATCATCAAATTTGTGAAGGATACCGGGGGCTTACAATACGCCGAAACCCAGATGAAAAAGTACCAGGAGGAGGCTTTCGAAATCCTGAACACTTTTCCCGACAGTGATTCGCACCGCGGGCTGGAGCAACTGGTTAGGTTTACTACCGAACGGGACAAATAA
- a CDS encoding AAA family ATPase → MAQNIHANFALIAFYLFPDQSDETLQFLREELKITDFGSALFMLKEPAWAQAKMKDDLFWGADGLVRKLLDDLYEFSFAPIEEKARINVSYKKAETQNRKYLFIKDLADFKKLVDTRYGNKIELFNALESIHISDLLHDVKITVGKESVSGELAMSELSEGEKQLLTVLGLLKFTKDEESLVLLDEPDTHLNPMWKWKYLDYLDTVVKRQASTQIIFCSHDPLVIGNLKKNQVQIFKKNDQGKTEAFNPFISPREMSVSKILTSELFGIPSLISKKLEDLLNQKRYLQAKISNGELAEDDRLEFERLKKYFDRIGFDDDTADSRYNKFLQLTSESDAFVNRKYTKEEEEELDKIAREVLDEISKEEKKA, encoded by the coding sequence TTGGCACAAAATATACATGCAAACTTCGCATTAATTGCCTTTTACTTGTTTCCTGATCAATCTGATGAAACTCTACAATTTTTAAGGGAAGAGCTAAAAATTACTGACTTTGGTTCAGCACTTTTTATGCTTAAGGAACCGGCTTGGGCACAAGCAAAAATGAAAGACGATTTATTCTGGGGAGCTGATGGCTTAGTAAGAAAATTGCTTGATGATTTATATGAATTTTCGTTTGCTCCTATAGAAGAAAAGGCAAGAATTAATGTCAGTTATAAAAAGGCAGAAACACAAAATAGAAAATACCTTTTTATTAAAGATTTAGCAGACTTTAAAAAGTTAGTTGATACTCGATACGGAAATAAGATTGAGTTATTTAATGCTTTAGAAAGTATTCATATTTCAGATTTACTTCATGATGTTAAAATAACAGTTGGAAAAGAAAGTGTCAGCGGCGAATTGGCAATGAGTGAGCTAAGTGAGGGGGAAAAACAACTTTTAACCGTATTAGGATTGTTAAAATTCACAAAGGACGAAGAATCTCTCGTTTTGTTGGATGAGCCCGACACACATTTAAATCCTATGTGGAAATGGAAATATCTGGATTATTTAGATACAGTAGTAAAACGACAAGCAAGTACTCAAATCATATTTTGCTCACATGATCCTTTGGTAATTGGAAATCTCAAAAAAAACCAAGTTCAAATATTTAAAAAGAATGATCAAGGTAAGACAGAAGCATTTAATCCATTTATTAGTCCGAGAGAGATGAGCGTATCTAAAATTTTAACAAGTGAATTATTTGGGATACCGTCTCTTATTAGCAAGAAACTAGAGGACCTTCTAAACCAGAAACGATATTTGCAAGCAAAAATAAGTAATGGAGAACTTGCCGAAGATGATCGTTTGGAATTTGAACGTCTGAAAAAATATTTTGATCGGATAGGATTTGATGATGATACTGCAGATAGCAGATATAATAAATTCCTACAATTGACCAGTGAAAGTGATGCATTTGTTAATCGCAAGTATACCAAGGAGGAAGAAGAGGAATTGGACAAGATTGCTCGAGAAGTTCTTGATGAAATCTCAAAAGAAGAGAAAAAGGCATGA
- a CDS encoding nucleotidyl transferase AbiEii/AbiGii toxin family protein, whose translation MIPQAYITAWRKKAPWQEDFQVEQDLVIERALMSIFSNQYLKERLAFRGGTALHKLYLSPAARYSEDIDLVQITAEPFGPIMDKLREVLSFLGDKPIRKQKQHNNTLIYRFESEGGIPLRLKVEVNCREHHTIFGIQDVKYAMESDWYTGEVLISSYQLAELLGTKMRALYQRRKGRDLFDMWLAITKGNVDPNVIIEAWNFYMKEEDNSVTQKEFLENMEKKILDKDFLADMEGLLKPGLSYDINYAYEFVKKELLEKI comes from the coding sequence ATGATTCCTCAGGCATATATAACCGCATGGCGTAAAAAAGCTCCTTGGCAGGAGGATTTTCAGGTAGAACAAGATCTGGTAATTGAGCGGGCTTTAATGTCAATCTTTAGTAATCAGTATTTAAAAGAGAGGTTGGCGTTTAGAGGCGGAACGGCTTTACACAAATTGTATCTGTCGCCTGCCGCAAGGTATTCTGAAGATATAGATTTAGTGCAAATCACTGCTGAGCCATTCGGACCAATTATGGATAAGCTTCGTGAGGTATTATCTTTTTTGGGTGATAAACCAATACGTAAACAAAAACAACATAATAACACATTGATATATCGCTTTGAATCAGAAGGAGGAATTCCGTTAAGATTAAAAGTTGAAGTTAATTGCCGTGAGCACCATACTATTTTTGGCATACAGGATGTAAAATATGCTATGGAGTCTGATTGGTACACAGGAGAAGTTTTGATATCATCATATCAGTTAGCTGAGTTATTAGGTACCAAAATGCGTGCTCTCTATCAGAGACGAAAAGGAAGGGATCTGTTTGATATGTGGCTTGCGATAACTAAGGGTAATGTTGACCCGAATGTAATTATTGAAGCATGGAACTTTTATATGAAGGAAGAGGATAACAGTGTAACACAGAAAGAATTTCTTGAAAACATGGAAAAGAAAATATTAGATAAAGATTTTTTGGCAGATATGGAGGGTCTATTAAAACCAGGTTTATCTTATGACATTAATTACGCTTACGAATTTGTAAAAAAAGAACTACTGGAAAAAATATAA
- a CDS encoding AAA family ATPase — MRIDKVHIKTTFKNLNDFKINIDEKAMETVLLGLNATGKSNFMEALVIIFRDLDLTYNFNKKQIPAFDYSIKYECRGNIIDITYEKGKYLFRINNESETTKFTKNVDHYLPRHIFIYYSGISDRLNDLYIPHQKLYYDQIIKK; from the coding sequence ATGAGAATCGATAAAGTACATATCAAAACTACATTTAAAAATCTTAATGATTTTAAGATAAATATTGACGAAAAGGCAATGGAAACGGTTTTGTTGGGCTTAAATGCTACTGGAAAATCAAACTTCATGGAAGCCTTAGTTATTATTTTTAGAGATTTAGATCTCACATATAACTTCAACAAAAAGCAAATACCAGCTTTTGATTATTCAATTAAATATGAGTGTCGTGGTAACATCATTGATATAACCTACGAAAAGGGGAAGTATTTATTTAGAATAAATAACGAATCTGAGACAACAAAATTCACCAAAAATGTCGATCATTATTTACCCAGACACATTTTTATTTATTATTCGGGAATCAGCGATAGGTTAAATGACTTGTATATACCTCACCAAAAATTATATTATGACCAGATAATTAAGAAGTGA
- a CDS encoding class I SAM-dependent DNA methyltransferase produces the protein MTTNNLVQKIWSFCDTLRDDGLGYNDYLEQLTYLLFLKMADENTSKYSLPAICDWHNLVVYKGGELLDQYEKILKTLAETGGMLKKIFSGAQNKIHDSAKLHKLINLIDEENWTSTGYDIKGEIYESLLQKNAENSGAGQYFTPRSVIQAIIECVQPQPLETIADPSCGTGGFFLGALDFLNRQELTQDEHDFIKFDAFHGWEIEKATARLCLMNLYLHGVGDLKKTPDIQVTDSLKSKVEKKVKIVLANPPFGKSSSDIPTNDVKLAEKEGYFLREDFWITTSNKQLAFLQHIISMLSEEGRAAVVLPDNVLFEGGAGEIIRRKLIEEVHLHTILRLPTGIFYAQGVNANVLFFDKVKPTKEPNRDEIWFYDYRTNVHHTPKKNPLSFESLLPFVECYKQTKRKETWGNNNQEGRWRRFTHAEILARDKVNLDISWLRDTKSIDLDNLPEPDVLISEIIDNLESVLLNLKNVKDSIS, from the coding sequence ATGACAACAAACAACTTAGTTCAAAAAATATGGTCGTTTTGTGACACGTTGCGAGATGATGGTTTGGGATACAATGATTACTTAGAACAATTGACCTATTTACTTTTCTTGAAAATGGCGGACGAAAATACAAGCAAATATAGTCTACCAGCCATTTGTGATTGGCATAATCTTGTAGTTTACAAGGGAGGAGAATTGTTAGATCAATATGAAAAAATTCTAAAGACTTTGGCTGAAACAGGCGGAATGCTAAAGAAAATTTTTTCAGGTGCACAAAATAAGATTCATGATTCTGCAAAACTACATAAGCTTATAAATTTGATTGATGAAGAAAACTGGACTTCGACTGGATATGATATCAAAGGTGAGATTTATGAATCTTTATTACAAAAGAATGCTGAAAACAGTGGTGCAGGACAATATTTTACACCACGTTCTGTAATACAGGCAATAATTGAATGTGTTCAACCTCAGCCTTTAGAAACGATTGCAGACCCATCTTGTGGTACAGGGGGCTTTTTTTTAGGAGCTCTAGACTTTCTGAATAGGCAAGAGCTAACTCAGGATGAACATGACTTTATAAAGTTTGATGCTTTTCATGGTTGGGAAATTGAAAAAGCTACAGCACGCCTTTGTTTGATGAACCTTTATTTACATGGTGTAGGCGATTTAAAAAAGACTCCTGATATCCAAGTTACTGACAGTTTAAAATCTAAGGTTGAAAAGAAGGTGAAAATAGTTTTAGCAAATCCTCCTTTTGGAAAAAGCAGCAGTGATATTCCGACAAATGATGTGAAATTGGCAGAAAAAGAGGGCTATTTTCTGAGGGAGGATTTCTGGATCACAACTAGTAATAAACAGCTCGCTTTTCTACAGCATATAATAAGTATGCTAAGCGAAGAAGGTAGAGCAGCAGTCGTTTTACCAGATAATGTGCTTTTTGAGGGTGGCGCTGGCGAGATAATTCGGAGAAAACTGATAGAAGAAGTTCATTTGCATACAATTCTGAGATTACCAACGGGTATATTTTATGCTCAAGGTGTAAATGCTAATGTTTTGTTTTTTGATAAGGTAAAACCGACTAAAGAACCTAATCGGGATGAAATTTGGTTCTACGATTACAGGACAAATGTTCATCACACCCCAAAGAAAAATCCATTGAGCTTTGAAAGTCTTCTACCATTTGTTGAGTGTTATAAACAAACCAAAAGAAAAGAAACTTGGGGAAATAATAATCAAGAAGGACGTTGGAGGAGATTTACTCATGCAGAAATCCTGGCGAGAGATAAAGTAAATCTTGACATTTCTTGGTTAAGAGATACTAAATCTATTGATTTAGACAATTTACCAGAACCGGATGTACTGATAAGCGAAATCATAGACAACTTGGAAAGCGTACTATTAAATTTAAAAAATGTTAAGGACTCTATTTCTTAA